In a genomic window of Fodinibius salicampi:
- a CDS encoding fasciclin domain-containing protein, producing the protein MKSQNNYIKWGKYILLLLFVSLIAIGCKDGGITNPGNNPPAGENNMLEIIQSNSNLTILAELLEGTSLTNTLSGSGKVTFFAPTNAAFSNLPDEYLEGLTSQQKLDLLKYHIYSGTYPVINEIKKEVINSLHGDPIFMEIGQSFGNLINNQAKFGSTNIEASNGLIHLIDAVLIPDQQGTLADNIKKRYDYRKFYEKLDAAGLIERLEAPGMTIVLPENDMGIDYIQNDAGLSLTDENWTEIMKYHLLEVDFTVYGPGTKTALVTLSGDSVYLQIESPGQFLVNNSVDGNPISVVNATNGKIVFPSGVLLPDKFLGILTIMDKRFTMQTARSALAVAKMTGRLYNTDNNADEMFTIFIPHDNAEGLNGLPADENELANVMKYHVLLEKVTADALQHNQTYTTWQGETLTITKNGDEIIVNGSATVKQADLIGRNGVVHIINGVLTPPSD; encoded by the coding sequence ATGAAGTCACAAAACAACTATATAAAATGGGGAAAATATATTCTCCTGTTGCTCTTCGTTTCCCTTATTGCTATTGGATGTAAGGATGGAGGGATAACCAACCCGGGAAATAATCCACCGGCCGGGGAAAACAATATGCTGGAAATCATTCAGTCAAATAGCAACCTAACGATTCTGGCAGAATTGCTTGAAGGAACTAGCTTAACAAACACACTGTCCGGCAGCGGCAAAGTCACCTTTTTTGCTCCGACCAATGCGGCTTTTTCCAATCTTCCAGATGAATACCTAGAGGGACTTACCAGCCAGCAAAAATTGGATCTATTAAAATATCATATTTATAGCGGTACCTATCCGGTCATTAATGAGATAAAAAAGGAAGTAATTAACTCACTCCATGGTGATCCGATATTCATGGAGATAGGGCAGAGTTTTGGAAACTTGATAAACAATCAAGCCAAATTTGGTTCAACGAATATTGAAGCCTCCAACGGTCTTATACACTTGATTGATGCCGTCTTAATACCGGACCAGCAGGGAACTCTCGCAGATAATATCAAAAAACGATATGATTACAGGAAGTTTTACGAAAAATTGGATGCAGCCGGATTAATTGAACGACTTGAAGCACCCGGTATGACAATCGTGCTTCCCGAAAATGATATGGGTATCGATTATATACAAAATGATGCCGGTTTATCCTTAACCGATGAAAATTGGACAGAAATCATGAAATACCATCTTCTTGAAGTGGATTTTACGGTTTATGGGCCGGGGACGAAAACAGCCCTGGTAACATTGTCGGGAGATTCTGTCTATTTACAAATCGAATCCCCCGGACAATTTCTTGTTAATAACAGTGTAGATGGCAACCCGATCAGTGTAGTTAATGCTACTAATGGGAAAATCGTCTTTCCATCTGGAGTTTTATTGCCTGATAAATTTTTGGGCATACTCACGATCATGGACAAACGGTTTACTATGCAAACAGCCCGATCCGCATTGGCAGTAGCAAAGATGACAGGTCGTTTATATAATACCGATAATAATGCCGACGAAATGTTTACCATTTTCATACCTCATGACAATGCGGAAGGGCTTAACGGTCTTCCTGCAGATGAGAATGAACTGGCGAATGTTATGAAATACCATGTGTTGCTTGAAAAAGTAACTGCCGATGCGCTTCAGCATAACCAAACCTATACCACTTGGCAGGGTGAAACACTCACTATTACCAAGAATGGAGATGAGATTATCGTCAATGGATCGGCAACGGTCAAACAGGCTGATTTAATCGGTCGAAATGGAGTGGTCCATATCATTAATGGAGTGTTAACTCCCCCTTCTGATTAA